The following proteins are encoded in a genomic region of Microbacterium sp. NC79:
- a CDS encoding ATP-binding cassette domain-containing protein gives MARRRHDSAAVRAVDLSIGTTQLRIVDGVTFTIEPGETLVVAGPAGAGKTTLASLVAGQPAAGVEIVGGDLTVGGIPGKRPGRLRREWLVRTGYLPQSAGALLPPQFTVGEIIASPITSRSRRHNATALRQRVAALLDEVHLPLGAADKYPYELSAGMLQRVAFAHAVVLEPVLLVADDPMANLDVEMRPVIYDAIRRRQQERNMASLIVTNDVNLTRELHASAIALRAGHVVADGDFTAVPRPTPTGPIAAAFLADTPAKPRTRRQRRARHG, from the coding sequence ATGGCACGCCGACGACATGATTCCGCCGCGGTTCGCGCCGTTGACCTCAGTATCGGAACCACACAGCTGCGGATCGTTGACGGCGTGACGTTTACGATCGAGCCGGGGGAGACCCTCGTGGTCGCTGGCCCTGCGGGGGCAGGTAAAACAACCCTCGCGTCGCTCGTCGCCGGGCAGCCGGCCGCGGGCGTGGAGATTGTCGGCGGTGACCTCACCGTGGGAGGTATTCCGGGCAAGCGCCCTGGACGCCTGCGCCGTGAGTGGCTCGTACGGACCGGATACCTTCCGCAGAGCGCGGGCGCACTGTTGCCGCCGCAGTTCACGGTAGGGGAGATCATCGCATCGCCAATTACATCGCGGTCACGCAGGCATAACGCGACCGCGCTGCGGCAACGTGTCGCCGCGTTGCTTGACGAGGTGCACTTGCCTCTGGGGGCAGCCGACAAATACCCGTACGAGCTGAGTGCAGGCATGTTGCAACGCGTGGCGTTTGCCCACGCGGTGGTGCTCGAACCGGTGCTGCTTGTCGCTGATGATCCGATGGCGAATTTGGACGTCGAGATGCGTCCTGTCATCTACGACGCTATTCGGCGCAGGCAGCAGGAACGCAATATGGCGAGCCTCATCGTGACGAATGATGTGAATCTCACCCGCGAACTGCACGCCTCGGCGATTGCGCTTCGCGCCGGTCACGTCGTGGCCGACGGTGACTTCACCGCTGTTCCTCGGCCCACGCCGACGGGGCCGATCGCTGCGGCTTTCCTCGCGGATACCCCCGCGAAGCCACGCACCCG